One window of Prunus dulcis unplaced genomic scaffold, ALMONDv2, whole genome shotgun sequence genomic DNA carries:
- the LOC117612542 gene encoding putative pectinesterase/pectinesterase inhibitor 28 yields MSGGEVQNKKKMAIIGVSALILVAMVVAVTVGVTVSRHKGKSGGEQTSTSTKAIQSICQPTDYKKTCEDNLSKVASNVTDPKELIKAGFQVAIDQLREVIKNSTTLKELAKDPRANQALQNCKELLEYAIDDLGDSFDKLGPFDFTKLDAYVEDLKVWLSAAMTYEQTCLDGFENTTGDAGEKMRQFLKTSQELTSNGLAMVSEVSTLFKALNIKTGRRLLQAAATATDEKRFQRAKIIPAWIDHRRLDLATATPLTLKPDVVVSKKGDGKYKTINEALKDIPKNNEVKVFVIYVKEGVYDEHVFFNKHMTNVMLIGDGPTKTVVTGRKNYADGTQTYQTATVAVVGDYFIAKDVGFENTAGAIGHQAVALRVQSDLSIFYNCNMDGYQDTLYTQTHRQFYRDCTISGTIDFIFGDAAAVFQNCKMIVRKPLENQACMVTAHGRLDMRSPSALILQNCTISGERGYDKELNKAYLGRPWKSYARAIVMQSQIDDVIAPEGWMDWTGTANHNTCWFGEFGNRGVGAELSKRVTWRGMKKLTPEHAADFTAGKFIFGDRWILPSGVPYVAGMMSGV; encoded by the exons ATGAGCGGAGGAGAAGTACAGAATAAGAAAAAGATGGCCATCATCGGCGTCTCCGCTCTGATTCTGGTGGCTATGGTAGTTGCTGTAACTGTTGGGGTCACCGTGTCACGGCACAAAGGCAAATCCGGCGGTGAGCAAACATCCACGTCGACAAAGGCGATCCAGTCGATCTGCCAGCCCACGGACTACAAAAAGACCTGCGAGGACAACCTGTCCAAGGTGGCCAGCAACGTCACCGACCCAAAAGAGCTGATCAAGGCAGGGTTCCAGGTCGCCATCGACCAGCTCCGCGAGGTCATCAAGAACTCGACGACCTTGAAGGAGCTTGCCAAGGACCCCAGAGCAAACCAGGCCTTGCAGAACTGCAAGGAGCTCTTAGAATATGCCATCGACGATTTGGGTGACTCGTTCGATAAGCTGGGTCCCTTTGACTTCACCAAGCTCGATGCCTACGTGGAGGATCTCAAGGTCTGGCTCAGCGCCGCCATGACGTACGAGCAAACTTGCCTGGATGGGTTTGAGAACACCACCGGTGACGCTGGAGAGAAGATGAGGCAGTTCTTGAAGACATCTCAGGAGCTCACCAGCAACGGCCTTGCCATGGTAAGCGAAGTGTCCACGTTGTTCAAGGCTCTGAACATCAAGACCGGGCGCCGCCTCCTCCAAGCCGCTGCCACGGCCACTGATGAGAAGAGGTTCCAGAGGGCTAAGATCATCCCTGCTTGGATCGACCACCGAAGGCTCGACCTCGCCACCGCCACTCCTCTGACGCTAAAACCCGATGTGGTGGTGTCCAAGAAGGGAGATGGCAAATACAAGACTATTAACGAAGCCTTGAAGGACATCCCAAAGAACAACGAGGTGAAGGTCTTCGTGATTTATGTCAAGGAGGGTGTGTACGACGAGCATGTCTTTTTCAATAAGCACATGACCAATGTCATGCTTATCGGAGATGGCCCTACCAAGACCGTTGTCACCGGTAGGAAGAACTACGCCGATGGTACCCAAACGTACCAGACTGCCACAGTTG CTGTTGTTGGAGACTACTTCATTGCCAAGGACGTCGGATTCGAGAACACAGCCGGAGCCATCGGACACCAAGCCGTGGCTCTGCGTGTGCAGTCAGACTTGTCCATTTTCTACAACTGCAACATGGACGGGTACCAAGACACCCTCTACACCCAAACCCACAGGCAATTCTACCGCGACTGCACCATCAGTGGAACAATCGACTTCATCTTTGGGGACGCAGCCGCCGTCTTCCAAAACTGCAAGATGATCGTCAGGAAGCCATTGGAGAACCAGGCCTGCATGGTGACAGCCCACGGTAGACTCGACATGCGCTCACCCTCAGCTCTCATCCTCCAAAACTGCACCATCTCCGGCGAGCGTGGCTACGACAAGGAACTCAACAAGGCCTACTTGGGCAGGCCATGGAAGAGCTACGCTAGGGCCATCGTCATGCAATCCCAGATCGATGACGTCATCGCTCCCGAAGGGTGGATGGATTGGACCGGTACCGCAAATCACAATACATGCTGGTTCGGTGAGTTCGGAAACAGGGGAGTGGGTGCAGAGCTGAGCAAGAGGGTTACATGGCGCGGGATGAAGAAGCTTACACCTGAGCACGCCGCCGATTTCACCGCTGGCAAGTTCATCTTCGGTGACAGATGGATTCTACCCAGCGGTGTGCCTTACGTTGCTGGCATGATGAGCGGAGTGTAG